From one Desulfurobacterium thermolithotrophum DSM 11699 genomic stretch:
- the dapA gene encoding 4-hydroxy-tetrahydrodipicolinate synthase codes for MFEGIYAAIPTPFKNGKVDEGALIRHIEFLIENGVDGIVPCGTTGESATLSYKEHEEVIALAVERCKGKIKVIAGTGSNSTEEAIELTKFAEKVGADGALLITPYYNKPNQEGLYLHFKAVAEAVSIPIVLYNVPGRTGVNMLPGTVARLSEIDNIVAIKEATGNPNVATEIIELCGNKMTVISGDDLTFLPLLSVGAKGIISVTANIVPAKMVKMYKSFVEGDIEKAMKLHFELYPLSKVLFVDTNPIPVKTALNFMGRMEKEFRLPLCPTTCENEEKIKAVLTKLGVL; via the coding sequence ATGTTTGAAGGTATATACGCTGCTATTCCAACGCCGTTTAAAAATGGAAAAGTAGATGAAGGAGCTCTTATAAGACATATTGAGTTTCTCATAGAAAACGGCGTTGATGGAATAGTTCCATGTGGAACGACAGGCGAAAGTGCAACTCTTTCTTACAAAGAACATGAAGAAGTAATAGCTTTAGCAGTTGAACGGTGTAAAGGAAAAATAAAAGTAATTGCTGGAACAGGTTCAAACTCTACGGAAGAAGCTATAGAACTTACAAAGTTTGCTGAAAAAGTAGGAGCAGATGGAGCTCTCCTTATAACTCCTTACTACAACAAGCCAAATCAGGAAGGACTTTACCTCCACTTCAAAGCTGTTGCTGAAGCTGTGAGTATTCCAATTGTTCTTTACAATGTTCCAGGAAGAACCGGTGTTAACATGCTTCCTGGAACAGTTGCAAGACTTTCTGAAATTGACAACATAGTTGCAATTAAGGAAGCAACGGGAAATCCAAATGTAGCTACAGAAATTATTGAACTGTGTGGCAATAAAATGACCGTTATTTCTGGAGATGACCTTACGTTTCTTCCGTTGCTTTCTGTTGGGGCAAAAGGAATTATTTCAGTAACTGCTAACATTGTTCCTGCTAAGATGGTTAAGATGTACAAAAGTTTTGTTGAGGGAGATATTGAAAAAGCTATGAAGCTTCATTTCGAACTTTATCCATTGTCAAAAGTTTTATTCGTAGATACTAATCCTATTCCTGTAAAAACTGCTCTTAACTTTATGGGAAGAATGGAAAAAGAGTTTAGACTACCTCTATGTCCAACAACTTGTGAAAATGAAGAAAAAATAAAGGCTGTATTAACCAAATTGGGAGTTCTATAA
- a CDS encoding protoglobin domain-containing protein, translating into MAFTVNYRDLEKLFHYFEIREKDAKNMQFLGKILLPYEEEFAEAFYNNLMKFEDIKEYLPESKLEKLKKTIRIWYRKLFSGKYDSEYLLYLLRVAKAHVEEGIPPHYIIVAMNFVGRFCTRRVAKYFSERAHQFFNKKYEDEKNEICDSSQREIIKDFILDEVFERMEDLNRSLRKFLALNEDVLVSYYVDSELRTFINASKIERFIISFSKKFAIFMDIAILLGLMFLAIFVIGLFGMDISHIFHGDLAHGLIAALGDLLILWTVLELLNSEIKFMLGGELAVSAFVSVALAATIREALVVSLEHDKPIEFKLGIGALILILGIVFGIVKWFELKKQRRRG; encoded by the coding sequence ATGGCATTTACCGTAAACTACAGGGATCTTGAGAAGCTCTTTCATTACTTTGAGATAAGGGAAAAAGATGCGAAAAATATGCAGTTCCTTGGGAAGATTCTTCTACCCTACGAAGAGGAGTTCGCAGAGGCTTTCTACAACAACCTGATGAAATTTGAGGATATAAAAGAATATCTTCCAGAAAGCAAATTAGAGAAGCTTAAAAAGACTATAAGAATTTGGTACAGAAAACTTTTTTCTGGGAAATACGATTCTGAATATCTCCTTTATCTTCTTCGAGTTGCAAAAGCTCATGTCGAGGAAGGAATTCCTCCCCACTATATCATTGTAGCAATGAATTTCGTTGGTAGATTTTGTACCAGGAGAGTTGCAAAATATTTTTCAGAAAGGGCACATCAGTTCTTTAATAAGAAGTATGAAGATGAGAAAAATGAAATTTGTGATTCTTCACAAAGGGAAATCATAAAAGATTTCATTCTTGATGAAGTATTTGAAAGAATGGAAGATCTAAATAGATCTTTAAGAAAATTTCTAGCGCTTAATGAAGATGTTCTTGTCTCTTACTATGTAGATTCTGAACTAAGAACGTTTATAAATGCAAGTAAAATAGAAAGATTTATCATTTCTTTTAGTAAAAAATTTGCAATATTTATGGATATTGCAATACTTTTGGGGCTTATGTTTCTTGCTATCTTTGTTATTGGTCTTTTCGGCATGGATATATCCCACATATTCCATGGAGATCTTGCTCACGGACTCATTGCTGCGCTTGGTGATTTACTGATTCTTTGGACAGTTCTTGAACTCCTCAATAGTGAAATTAAGTTCATGCTTGGTGGGGAGCTCGCAGTTAGTGCATTTGTTAGTGTTGCTCTTGCAGCAACCATCAGGGAAGCCTTGGTTGTTTCACTTGAGCACGATAAACCGATAGAGTTTAAGCTGGGGATAGGAGCTTTAATTCTTATTCTTGGTATTGTTTTTGGAATCGTTAAGTGGTTTGAGCTGAAAAAACAAAGAAGAAGAGGTTAA